TAACAGCGGTAACGACTACATGTGGCAGGCCTCATTGTATGAGTACCAAGTTCCGGGTCAGTGGTACATAATAGACCTGTCCAACGACACCCAGTGGCAGTACCTCAAGCAACTGCTCGCTGCCGGTTACGTTGTGCAGTATGCTTATGGGGTAAGCTTTCCATTCGATGCGGTCAATATCTTTGACAGCGCGGATGAGATACTGCAGGCCCTTGATTACTGGGCAAGTTACGTCGCCACTGCGACGAACAACGAGACCTATTATCAGTGGGTCAACGAGACATATTTGAGCAACGAGACCTTCATACAGGGTCTGAAGCAGACCTTTATGCCCTACACTGAGACCAAAGCGTTTTATGACTTCACCAAGGAAACCGGCTGGTGGGAAGTTTGGTCCAAGTACATTGAGGTCAAGTATGGAAGGACATATTCGTTAATTAAAGGTGGCCACGCTGTAACCATCGTGGGCTACGATGACAGAGTCAAAACCGCAGACGGATATGGCGTTGTTAGGATAGCGAACTCTTGGGGCCAGAACTGGGGAGATGGGGGATACTTCTACATGAGCTACGAGGACATTCGGTTTGGAGAGGAATCGTTCCAACTGGCATGGGTATACGTTCCTAAGGCGGCCAACTACCAGCCGAAGCTCATGAGCGTCGTCGGCATAGCTCACCCCTTAAGAGGAGAGGTCATTGATGGGACCTACGATCCAAGCACGTATATGCCAGTTCACGAAGCTGGTATCCCGATAGTTGCAGAAGTAAATGGAACTCCAGTGTGGGGCATGAACTTTTTGGACTTCTACCATGATTACCTCCCTGAAAACGTCATTCCGTACCTTGCCAACAACCGTACTCTCCTTTATCGGAAACTTCCACAGGCTCACCCGTTCCCGAACAGCCCGATGGCATTCGACGTAAGTGGGCTTGGTGAAGGGTTAGCTTATTACATGGAAGAAACGGGTGATGCGCCAACTTACATGACTATCTACACAAACGTAAGCGATATAATCCCAGACAACATAACAGGTGAAATCTACAATTTCACACTTCTCTACCAGGGCCCGACCGGCGACTACATGCTTCTCGCCTCGGCTGATATAACCAATGGAACCATTCCCGACGGCGGATGGAAAGTTATCCCCATCGAGGTTCCGATAGTGCAGTACGGAAGCCTCACACTTTCAAATAGCTCAACAATAAACTTCGGCAACTTCAGCGTTGACGTGCTCAGCCTCGTCCCGCTCAAGGGCGCCTACGTCAGCATTGACGGAAAGGAGTACCAGCTCAGCGAGGAGAACGGTGGCTACTACTTCTACGGTACGGAAATAGACCAGAAGCTTAAGCTCCCTGCTGGAACATACAACTACACAGTCGTCGTCGTTTACCCGAATGGTAAGGAGGTCGCTCTTCCGACCAGAACAGTTACCATCGAAGGCCCAACGGTTGACATCCTATCCCCAGTTAACACAGTTTACAACACCTCAACCGTTGAGGTAGTTGTTAACGTTACCGACCCGTACGCCACCGTGACAAACGTTAAGGCCTACCTCAATGGGAAGCCCCTGAACCTGACGGCAAGCGGATCACTCTACGTTGCTACCCTCACTAACCTAACCAATGGAGAGTACAAACTAACTGTGATTGCAAACGACACGACTGGGGCATATGGAATTGCCACCAGGTTATTCGTCGTCCACACAAGCGCCAAGGTAACCGAGGTTATCGTAAACAACGAGACCAACGTTACCATCGGCGTCGTCGGCGGAAGCGCCAACGTGACGGCCGAGAACAACACCATCGTTGCTAACGTTTCCACCTCCTCCGGCGAGTTCACCGTTGAGATCCCAGTTGTGAACAACATACCCGCAGTCGTTGTGAACGCCTCCTCCGTTGACACCGTTGTAGCCGGAGGCAGCAACGCCACCCTGGTTGCCGGCTGGAACGCAACGTTGACTGAAGTTTCGACGAAGACAACCCCTGTAGATACCAAAGGCAACAAGAAGGTATACTCCGTGACCATAACAGCAAACGTTAGCATTGGCGAGAACGGTGTGGCAGTGGTGGCTCTCAGGGATGTCAACATAAGCAAGGTCTATGTTATAAAGAACGGGCAGAAGGTTCAGCTTACCACAAACAAGAGCAACTCACTCGGTTACTATTACAAGGAGGGCAATGTTATATTCGTAGTACTCAAAGAGGACCCGATCATTGTGGCGCAGGGAACAAAGGAAGTAACTGTACCATCAGAGAGCGGCATCTCCATCACGACCCTCAACTTCCTCGGCTACCGCTGGTACAACATATACCACGAGGAGTTCAACGAGACCTACCAGAAGGCCCTCGAACTCGGTGTGGACAACGAAACCCTCCAGAAGGCCCTAGAGCTCCACAAGGAGGCCGAGAAGTACTACGAAGAGGCCATTGAGATCACCGACGGCAACATACTCGCGTACCTCAGCGACCCGAGACTCATAAGGCCACTGCGCCTGGCGTACCTCAACGAGATGAAGGCAGTGAAGCTGCTCCTTGAAGCCATCGAGGAGCTTGAGGCCCAGGGCTGAAACCTTTTTAACCTCTTTTCTTCCTTTTCTCCCGGTGGTCAAATGATATATGTGAAGGTCTATCGCGTTCAGGGGGAGGTTCTTCTCGCCGCTTGCGATGAGGAGCTGCTTGGGAAGACATTCAGGGAGGGGGAGTTGAAGCTTGAGGTCAAGGAGCGCTTTTATAGGGGCGAACTCGTCGAGGAAGATCGCTTGAAAGAGCTTTTGGACGAGGCAACGATAGCAAACCTTACCGGCGAACGCTGCGTCTCGAAGGCGATAGAGCTCGGGTATGTCGATCCTGAAAGAGTCCTGAGAATCCAGGGTGTCCCGCATGCCCAGATGGCGAGGCTCTTCTTCTGAGTTAGGTTTTTAACTTCTCGTCTGGCACTCTCTCCGGTGAGAGCTGTGAGCGAGCGCTTTTGTTATAGATGTGGGATAAGCGAGAGAGAAGGTGGGCCCCTCATTGAGGGTCTCTGTCAGGTGTGCTACCGGAAGGAAAATCCCGTCCTTCTTATCGAGAACGAAATAAACACGGAGCTCTGCCAGAACTGCGGGAGCTACAAGAAGAGAGGAGTGTGGGTTGATCCCCACAGCTACGAACTTGAGGAGCTCATCTTTGAGGTTGCCGAAAACGCCCTGCTTGAAGCCCTTGAGGATTCCTTCAGCGACAAAATCCGCGAGTACGAGGTCGTATCACCTGAGGAGCTTGAAGAAACGGAGGAAATCCCCGTCGGCAGAGCAATCGTTTCATTTGAGCCCGTGGATTACCATATAGAGTACTTCCCGGCGATAATAACGTACGAAGTTCGTGTTAAGGCCAGAACCCACGAGCTTCAGCGAGAGCTACACGACGAGCGGAAGAAAGTTACAGTATACGTTCGCCAGACCGTCTGCCCGCGCTGTCAGAAGTTCCTCGGTGGTTATTTCGAGGCGATACTTCAGGTCAGGGCAGAGGACAGACCTCTAACGGAGGAAGAAAGAAAGGCCATCGGGAAGCTCGTCGAGGAGAAAGTGGATGAGATAATGCGCAAGGACAGGATGGGCTTCATACAGGACACGATAGAGAAGGAGGAAGGACTGGACTTCTATATGGGATCAACCAGCGCCGCGAGGAAGCTGGCCCAGGCCATAAAGGAGCGCTTCGGTGGAAAGATAAGCGAGGCCTACGAGCTAGTGGGCATGGACAGGCAGACGAGCAGAGAGGTTTACAGGACGAGCGTCAGCGTCAGAATACCCAAGTTCCAGAGAGGAGATATAGTCACGGACAAGCGGGGAACCGTTTACGAAGTCGAGAGGGTTGACGGCAAGGGCATGACCCTGCGCAATCTCTCCACGGGGGAGAGCGAGCACAAGGACTGGAAGACCCTCAGCAGGGAGGGAGTTGATACAGTCGAGCACGAGGAGAGCGAGGCGATGGTTACGAGCATAGGGAGGGACGAAGTCCAGCTCATGGATATGGAGAGCTATGAGACCTACGAAATTGAAAAGCCAGGAGTTGAGCTTACCGAGGGCGATGTTTACAGAGTTGTCTCTGTAAAGGGGAAGCGCTACATCCGTGGAAGAAAGGAGGGGGAGTAATGAGGGTTATAGGCGTCGACCCCGGAACCAAGAGCTTCGACGTGATAGGGCTTGAAGATGGGAGGATAAAGCTCGACCTCAGCTATCCGAGCGAGGTCGTTGCAGAGGATCCTGGAAGGATAGTGAAAGCCATTGAGGAGTTCAACGCGGACATAATCATCGGGCCGAGCGGCTACGGCGTCCCGCTCAAGCACATAAGCGAGCTCACCGATAGAGACCGCTTTGAGATGACCCTAGTTAGGGAGGAGGAGATGAAGGAAATACCCGTCCTCATCGGCCTCCAGGAGATGGTAAGCCAGATGGCCGAGAAGGGCATGAACGTCTGGTTCATCCCTGGCGTTATACACCTCCCAACGGTGCCAGAGTGGAGGAAGTACAACAAGATTGACATGGGAACAGCCGACAAGATGGCCATAACTGTCCTTGGAATCCACGACCAGGCAAAGAGGCTCGGTATCGATTACGCCGATGTCTCCTTCGTTCTTCTTGAGGTCGGCTTTGGCTACAACTACGCTGGAGCTGTTAAGGGCGGAAAGATAGTGGACGGCATTGGTGGTACAATTTTCCCGGGGCCGGCCTATGTGAACAGTGGAGCCCTCGACGGCGAGGTTGCCTATCTGATGGGCAGCATAAAGAAGTGGCATCTCTTCTGGGGCGGGGCGAGCGTAATAGCGGCCGAAAAGATACTCCCTCCAGAAGAGTTCGCCAAGAGGCTTGATGAAGAGCCCTTTGCGAAGGCCTGGGAGGCCATGAAGGACGGCTTTGTAAAGGCGGTTGCAAGCGAGCTGGCGGTCGTTGGAGATGCGAGGGAAATAATCCTCTCCGGCAGGCTGATGCGCATAGACGAGCTTAGAAAAGACGTTGAAGACCTCTTCGAGGAGCACTTTGACCTCCCAGTGGTCAAGCAGAGGGGCCTTGAGGGCAAGGCGAAGGAGGCCGCCCAGGGAAGCGCGATAATCGGAGACGGTCTGGCAGGGGGCCAGTTCAAGGAACTCGTTGAGCACGTTGAGATAAAGAAGAGCTATGGAAGCGTTCTAGACTGGGTGAAGCTCCCTCTGGCCCTTTAAGGTTTCTCTTTTCTGTCCACCAACATTTTTAACCAAAGGTTTTGAACCTTTCCCGGTGATGGTGATGGAGAGAAAGACGGTCGTTGTTATAGGTGGTGGAGCCGCTGGAATGAGTACCGCCTCGCGCGTCAAGAGGTTGAAGCCCGAATGGGACGTCAAGGTCTTCGAGGCAACGGAGTGGGTGAGCCACGCCCCATGCGGTATTCCCTACGTTGTTGAGGGCATCTCGCCCAAGGAGAAGCTCATGCACTATCCCCCCGAGGTCTTCATCAAGAAGCGCGGCATAGACCTTCACCTGAAGGCCGAGGTAATCGAGGTCGAGCAGGGCAGAGTTAGGGTGAGGGAGGAGGATGGTGAGAAGACCTATGAGTGGGACTACCTCGTCTTCGCCAACGGCGCTTCACCGCAGGTTCCCGCAATTGAGGGCATCGACCTGCCTGGAGTCTTCACGGCAGACCTGCCGCCAGATGCCGTTGCAATAACCGAGTACCTTGAGAAAAACCCCGTCGAAAACGTCGTCGTTATTGGAACCGGTTACATAGCCATTGAGATGGCCGAGGCCTTCGTCGAGAGGGGCAAGAACGTTACACTCATCGGGAGGAGCGAGAGAGTCCTCAGGAAGACCTTCGACAAGGAGATAACAGATATAGTTGAGGAAAAGCTCAGAAACCACCTCAACCTCCGCCTTGAAGAGGTCACGCTCAGGATTGAAGGAAAGGAAAGGGTTGAGAGGGTTGTTACCGATGCCGGCGAGTATCCAGCCGACCTCGTGATAGTGGCGACGGGAATAAAGCCCAACACCGAACTTGCCAGAGGGCTCGGCGTCAGAATAGGTGAGACCGGTGCCATATGGACAAATGACAGGATGCAGACGAGCGTCGAGAACGTCTATGCCGCTGGAGACGTTGCCGAGACGAAGCACCTGATAACGGGGAGGCGCGTATGGATGCCCCTCGCTCCAGCAGGAAACAAGATGGGCTACGTGGCTGGAAGCAACATCGCTGGAAAGGAGATTCACTTCCCAGGAGTTCTTGGCACAAGCATAACCAAGTTCCTCGACCTTGAGATTGGAAAGACTGGTCTCACCGAGGCGGAGGCAATGAAGGAGGGCTACGACGTCAGGACGGCCTTTATAAAGGCGGGAACGAGGCCCCACTACTATCCTGGCTCAAAGACTATATGGCTCAAGGGTGTCGTTGACAACGAAACCAACAGGCTCCTTGGAGTTCAGGCAGTTGGAGGAGATATTCTTCCGAGAATTGATACAGCGGCGGCAATGATTACGGCGGGCTTCACTACTAAGGACGTCTTCTTCACGGATTTAGCGTACGCACCGCCCTTTGCGCCGGTCTGGGACCCGCTTATAGTCCTTGCCAGGGTCCTCAAGTTCTGACTTTCTTTTTTGCTCTTCTTTTGTACGGTGATATTGAAGTGGAAAGCTTTAAAGCGAGTGGTGTCGGTTTTTCTGTGATGTGCGAGTATACCTATGAGAACGGGAAAAAGTGCAGGCTGAAACCGCTGGAAGGCTCAAAGTACTGTGCCCTCCACATCCCTAGGGAAGAGGGAGAGGCCGTATACGGTGAGAGACTGAAAGAGATCAAGAAAGAGGCCTTTGAGAAAAGGTTGAAAGTTGGCCAGACATATTTTGAGGGCGTTGATCTCTACGATGTAGCGATAAGGGACTTCACAACTGAAAAAGTTCTTGTTTTCAAAAACTCGCGGGTTACAAACCTTATCATGGATGCTTCCTCGGTTAGGGGTCTTATCCTGATTAACTCAAAAGTTGAGAGAGTTGTTATTTTCGAAAGCACCCTTGAGACGATTCTTGTAAAAAATTCCACGGTTTTCGGTCTCAACATTCTTAGGACGGAGTTTTCAAGTCACATCTCAATAAGAGACTCGGAAGTTAGGTACCTTATGATAAACTCGACGCGCTACACGCCCAAGGGGGAAGTCGGTGAAGAGAAAGCCTATGGGGAGACCGAGAGGATTGTCGGCAACATAGAGATTTCAAACCTTACAGGCGTTAGGAGGATAGGAATAAACACCCGCTACCCGCTCCTCAGGGAGATCCTTAAGGAACACGGGATAAACGTATCAGAAAGCAAGGAGCGGAGCGTTAGGGCGCGGAATCTGATAATAAGGGATGTCTCCTTTGACGTGTCCCCTCGCTATAAGAGAAGGGTGAGGCTTACCGTTGCAGGTTTTCATGGCAGGCTGCACCTTGAGAACCTCGAGGTTTTTGGCCACATTGAAATCCGGAAGAGCTACCTGGTCTCCCCGGAGTTCGTCCACGTCAAAGTTGAGAGTAACCTAGTGCTAAGGGGCACCTCGATCCACACCGACTCTACTTGGGGCATGACAGTTCTTCCCAACCTTCCGATAGAGCTTGAAGTGGGTGGTTTCATTATAGTAGAGGACTGTAGGTTCAACAATCCCCGTGCGGAGGAACTTTTCTACCGTCTCGCGAGGACGAGCTGGGAAAAGAGTGGAGACTTTGACAGGGCTGACGAGTACTACTACCTTGAGATGCTGGCGAAGAGAAAGGCCAAGCTCCAGTCGAGGAAAAAGGGGTTGAAAAGGATCATCAACACAGCAGAGGTTTGGTTTGAATGGCTCTTCGCAGATCTAACCTGCAAATATGGAACGGACTGGAAAAGACCTATTCTCCTCTGGCTGGGAGCCGTTAACGTCATTTTTCCCCTACTGTTCTGGGCGACGAAGAGTGTTGAGGGTCTCTCAAGCTCTCTCAGCTTCCTCGACTACGAGTACTTCAGCATCGTTACTGCCACAACCCTCGGCTACGGCGACTACCATCCCTTCGGCGTTGGCAGGATTATAGCGTCGGTCGAGGCACTCTTTGGAATGTTCATGTGGGCCGTCTTCCTCACAGTCTTCGCTAGGAAGTACATGAGGTAGGGCAAGCTTTAAGCACACATCCCTCTACCTTTATCGGGGGTAGAAATGAGGAAGCTCAGAGTTGGGTTCATAGTCAATCCGATAGCCGGAATGGGCGGTAGAGTAGCGCTGAAGGGGACCGATGGTGTTGTTGATGAGGCGATAAGGAGGGGGGCGAGGCCAGTAGCTCCTGAAGTTGCCCGCCTGTTCCTGAGTGAGCTGAAGCACTACAAGGAGGCTGAGAGTTTTGAATTTCTAACAGGGCCCGGCCCTCTTGGGGAGGACTACCTTAGAGAGTTTGGGTTCGTCTTTGATGTAATCAGGCACAGGGAGATTGGCTACCGTGAGATTGAAGGAGTGAAAATCCCGGACACCACTTCGGAAGACACGAAAATCCTCGCCCGTGAAATGCTCGAAAAAGTTGATATAATAGTCTTCGCCGGCGGTGACGGCACTGCGAGGGACGTTCATTCCGTCCTTGGCAAAAAAGTCCCAATCCTAGGCGTGCCCACTGGCGTGAAGATGTTCTCCGGTGTTTTCGCGGCCTCGCCTGAAAGTGCCGCCAGAGTTCTCGTAGAATTTGCCAGCGGGAGGGCCAGACTGGAAGAGAGGGACGTCATGGACCTCGACGAAGACGCATATAGGAGGGATGAGGTCAGGCCAAAGCACTACGGGAAGGCCCTGACGCCCGTCGTTGAGCTGCTTGTCCAGGGGGCAAAGGAGCCGCAGAAAGTCGATGAGAGCGAGACCCTTGAGGCCATAGCCGATGCGGTGGCTGAGGAGATTTTGAGCGGGGACGGAATCTACTTTCTTGGGGCAGGTTCGACAATAAAAAGAATAAAGGACAGGCTGGGGGTAAACGGGACGTTGCTCGGGGTTGACGTTGTGGAAGTAAAGGACGGAAAGGCCAGGCTCCTCGTGAAGGACGCGGCTGAAAAAGACCTCCTACGCTTTGTCGATAAAAACCCGAGGATAGTCGTTACGGTGATAGGCGGTCTTAACTTCCTCTTCGGCAGGGGAAACCAGCAGTTCTCCGCTGAGGTTTTGAGAAGGATTCCGAAGGAGAACATCATCGTCGTTGCTACTCCATCGAAGGTGGAAAACGGAGTTATCCGTGTGTACACGGGAGATAAAGAGGTTGATGAAAAACTCAGGGGCTACATCAGGGTCAGGGTCTCTCCCTGGATGGAGAAGATGGTAAAGGTTATCTGACCTTTTAATTTTCTTGCTGGAATGTGTTTGAGAATATGAGTCCCTCTTGATTAAAATTCTCACGAAAACATTTTAAAGCACTTCTTATCGAAAGTTTTACCGGGTGGTAAATGTGGTTTACTTCGAACATGCAACTGACCCGGTGACATTTGGCCTCTTCATGGTGCTCTACTACGCATCGATTCCCCTTGCGATCATCGTGTGGGCCTTTAAGTACTACCCGTATATACAGAAAAGAGAATACCATCTCAAAGAGCTTGGAGCTTTCCTCCTCCTTGCCTTTATGGTGACGTCTTTCTCCGGGTACTCTCTCCTTAACCAGTACCTATACCTCCACTCGCCTTTCGATTCAATATCCTGCTACACCTCCTCATGTGTACTGTCATCCGCACTAACTAGTGAGTACGGCTTCTCTGAGGAGGAGCTCAAAAGCTACGGCCTCCCCTCAGTGGGAGTGATGACTGTCTTCAGGATATCTGACGTTGTAGTCAGCAAAAGTTTGCTTAAGCCCAAGAGATTAAACAACATTGTAATTACGAGGGCATGGCTCATACTGCCGGTCGTTGATGTTTACGTGTACCACGTGTCGACTGGTCCCACCAAGAGAATAGTGGGAAAAGAGAGGTTTTACTTTGTGTGGCCATTATCTCCAGGGTCTTTCCTGAGCGAGAAATTTGACGCGGACTTCACCGTTTTGATCACAGGAAATAGTGGAGCCGGGGCATGACTGCTTTTGTCTCTTTTCTCTGCATCATCTTTGTCCCCCTCAGCTCTTTTACCAGTTCTTCCATAACGCCCAGGAACGTCTCTACTTCTTCGATGCTGTTGTAGACGTGGAAGGATCCCTCAACCTGAAAATCCGTGCCCCCGCACAGGGAACACCTAAGCTGCCTTCTCTCCATGAGAATCACCGATGTTACCATCTGCTTGGAGTATAAATATGTTGCGCCTGGTAAAATGATCGAAGTTGCCATACAGTCCGGACTTGTTTTTAAGCAAAATTTAAAAATCTCGTTTATTACTCTTATTGGTGATGGGGTTATGGTGAAAAGAGTATCAAAGCTAAAACGTATTGATGGAATAACTCACGGGAGCCATATAGACACGGTTTATCCCGACCCTGCTGTGGCTCTGAACTTGCTGATGGAGGGAATTAAAGATAATGAGCCTCGGATTGCGACTGTGGAGTTAAATGTTGGTAAAATCCTGCCCCGCAAAAAGACCGTCAATGTGTGGATATACGACGTGTCCTTTGGCGACGATGTGTTCATGAGATCACTTCTGATTGAGGATTCCAAGAAGAAGATCCTCCAGTTTGCAACGGCTTTTCCCGTTCTCAACTCGGAAACGAGTGTTGAGTTTGAGGTGAACGAGATTCTCGAGTGGGCTAACAGGCTGGAAGCGAACGTCTCGGGTAAGGTCATCGGAGAGGAGACTCCCTATGTGAGCTTCTTTGCAGTTGATTACATCGAGAGAAAAGCCGACTACCTGGAGCTTGACACTGCCAGGGCAAAGCTGGCCTTCCTCGCTTACTGGGCCAAGGTTGGGCCGATAGGGGATAAAATCTCCGTCAGCCCGCAGAATGGAGAGCCTGTGCAGATTAACTTGGAAGATG
This sequence is a window from Thermococcus kodakarensis KOD1. Protein-coding genes within it:
- a CDS encoding C1 family peptidase; amino-acid sequence: MNRKVLSLLIVAVMVLSVVPAVLPGTLAAQNSPENHSVIRTLEDTLDKSLLLSSYKTGLRWVSPEEYSKITGIKFKPLTESAFKEALMNAPYYPGRETMAILPSTTGYKVSSGLSLPPMVFNNLYLPPIGDQGYIGSCNAWSSTYYVWTYMMNWWRDNPYPRTPDVIMNPSFTYNLINGGVDEGSNPWDAMTLISTVGAVPLDAFPLYTYPPKEAFTNGTLTNYTLYYEWYNEAISRWPNITQWMIAPRNSGNDYMWQASLYEYQVPGQWYIIDLSNDTQWQYLKQLLAAGYVVQYAYGVSFPFDAVNIFDSADEILQALDYWASYVATATNNETYYQWVNETYLSNETFIQGLKQTFMPYTETKAFYDFTKETGWWEVWSKYIEVKYGRTYSLIKGGHAVTIVGYDDRVKTADGYGVVRIANSWGQNWGDGGYFYMSYEDIRFGEESFQLAWVYVPKAANYQPKLMSVVGIAHPLRGEVIDGTYDPSTYMPVHEAGIPIVAEVNGTPVWGMNFLDFYHDYLPENVIPYLANNRTLLYRKLPQAHPFPNSPMAFDVSGLGEGLAYYMEETGDAPTYMTIYTNVSDIIPDNITGEIYNFTLLYQGPTGDYMLLASADITNGTIPDGGWKVIPIEVPIVQYGSLTLSNSSTINFGNFSVDVLSLVPLKGAYVSIDGKEYQLSEENGGYYFYGTEIDQKLKLPAGTYNYTVVVVYPNGKEVALPTRTVTIEGPTVDILSPVNTVYNTSTVEVVVNVTDPYATVTNVKAYLNGKPLNLTASGSLYVATLTNLTNGEYKLTVIANDTTGAYGIATRLFVVHTSAKVTEVIVNNETNVTIGVVGGSANVTAENNTIVANVSTSSGEFTVEIPVVNNIPAVVVNASSVDTVVAGGSNATLVAGWNATLTEVSTKTTPVDTKGNKKVYSVTITANVSIGENGVAVVALRDVNISKVYVIKNGQKVQLTTNKSNSLGYYYKEGNVIFVVLKEDPIIVAQGTKEVTVPSESGISITTLNFLGYRWYNIYHEEFNETYQKALELGVDNETLQKALELHKEAEKYYEEAIEITDGNILAYLSDPRLIRPLRLAYLNEMKAVKLLLEAIEELEAQG
- a CDS encoding DUF424 domain-containing protein, producing the protein MIYVKVYRVQGEVLLAACDEELLGKTFREGELKLEVKERFYRGELVEEDRLKELLDEATIANLTGERCVSKAIELGYVDPERVLRIQGVPHAQMARLFF
- a CDS encoding 60S ribosomal export protein NMD3, which produces MSERFCYRCGISEREGGPLIEGLCQVCYRKENPVLLIENEINTELCQNCGSYKKRGVWVDPHSYELEELIFEVAENALLEALEDSFSDKIREYEVVSPEELEETEEIPVGRAIVSFEPVDYHIEYFPAIITYEVRVKARTHELQRELHDERKKVTVYVRQTVCPRCQKFLGGYFEAILQVRAEDRPLTEEERKAIGKLVEEKVDEIMRKDRMGFIQDTIEKEEGLDFYMGSTSAARKLAQAIKERFGGKISEAYELVGMDRQTSREVYRTSVSVRIPKFQRGDIVTDKRGTVYEVERVDGKGMTLRNLSTGESEHKDWKTLSREGVDTVEHEESEAMVTSIGRDEVQLMDMESYETYEIEKPGVELTEGDVYRVVSVKGKRYIRGRKEGE
- a CDS encoding DUF1464 family protein, yielding MRVIGVDPGTKSFDVIGLEDGRIKLDLSYPSEVVAEDPGRIVKAIEEFNADIIIGPSGYGVPLKHISELTDRDRFEMTLVREEEMKEIPVLIGLQEMVSQMAEKGMNVWFIPGVIHLPTVPEWRKYNKIDMGTADKMAITVLGIHDQAKRLGIDYADVSFVLLEVGFGYNYAGAVKGGKIVDGIGGTIFPGPAYVNSGALDGEVAYLMGSIKKWHLFWGGASVIAAEKILPPEEFAKRLDEEPFAKAWEAMKDGFVKAVASELAVVGDAREIILSGRLMRIDELRKDVEDLFEEHFDLPVVKQRGLEGKAKEAAQGSAIIGDGLAGGQFKELVEHVEIKKSYGSVLDWVKLPLAL
- the cdr gene encoding CoA-disulfide reductase, producing the protein MERKTVVVIGGGAAGMSTASRVKRLKPEWDVKVFEATEWVSHAPCGIPYVVEGISPKEKLMHYPPEVFIKKRGIDLHLKAEVIEVEQGRVRVREEDGEKTYEWDYLVFANGASPQVPAIEGIDLPGVFTADLPPDAVAITEYLEKNPVENVVVIGTGYIAIEMAEAFVERGKNVTLIGRSERVLRKTFDKEITDIVEEKLRNHLNLRLEEVTLRIEGKERVERVVTDAGEYPADLVIVATGIKPNTELARGLGVRIGETGAIWTNDRMQTSVENVYAAGDVAETKHLITGRRVWMPLAPAGNKMGYVAGSNIAGKEIHFPGVLGTSITKFLDLEIGKTGLTEAEAMKEGYDVRTAFIKAGTRPHYYPGSKTIWLKGVVDNETNRLLGVQAVGGDILPRIDTAAAMITAGFTTKDVFFTDLAYAPPFAPVWDPLIVLARVLKF
- a CDS encoding potassium channel family protein, giving the protein MCEYTYENGKKCRLKPLEGSKYCALHIPREEGEAVYGERLKEIKKEAFEKRLKVGQTYFEGVDLYDVAIRDFTTEKVLVFKNSRVTNLIMDASSVRGLILINSKVERVVIFESTLETILVKNSTVFGLNILRTEFSSHISIRDSEVRYLMINSTRYTPKGEVGEEKAYGETERIVGNIEISNLTGVRRIGINTRYPLLREILKEHGINVSESKERSVRARNLIIRDVSFDVSPRYKRRVRLTVAGFHGRLHLENLEVFGHIEIRKSYLVSPEFVHVKVESNLVLRGTSIHTDSTWGMTVLPNLPIELEVGGFIIVEDCRFNNPRAEELFYRLARTSWEKSGDFDRADEYYYLEMLAKRKAKLQSRKKGLKRIINTAEVWFEWLFADLTCKYGTDWKRPILLWLGAVNVIFPLLFWATKSVEGLSSSLSFLDYEYFSIVTATTLGYGDYHPFGVGRIIASVEALFGMFMWAVFLTVFARKYMR
- a CDS encoding ATP-NAD kinase family protein, which gives rise to MRKLRVGFIVNPIAGMGGRVALKGTDGVVDEAIRRGARPVAPEVARLFLSELKHYKEAESFEFLTGPGPLGEDYLREFGFVFDVIRHREIGYREIEGVKIPDTTSEDTKILAREMLEKVDIIVFAGGDGTARDVHSVLGKKVPILGVPTGVKMFSGVFAASPESAARVLVEFASGRARLEERDVMDLDEDAYRRDEVRPKHYGKALTPVVELLVQGAKEPQKVDESETLEAIADAVAEEILSGDGIYFLGAGSTIKRIKDRLGVNGTLLGVDVVEVKDGKARLLVKDAAEKDLLRFVDKNPRIVVTVIGGLNFLFGRGNQQFSAEVLRRIPKENIIVVATPSKVENGVIRVYTGDKEVDEKLRGYIRVRVSPWMEKMVKVI